From Nocardia sp. XZ_19_385, the proteins below share one genomic window:
- a CDS encoding N-acetylglucosamine-6-phosphate deacetylase → MTPARMFEVRGRVVSASHMLDDGVVSIAGDRIVAVQPFVEWRAAQMDSPEPAFEGTVLPGLVDIHNHGGFGHRFDTVDAGEARAAAEFHHSRGSTTVLASVVTGAAADMVAQTAVLRELADEGLIGGIHAEGPFLAVARCGAQDPRFLCDPDPQLTEQLIAAAGGHLRVMTIAPELPGYAKVAQLLSEHGVIVALGHTDSDFGAFREALRPNGFGDLVTHLANGMPTLHHRSAGPVAAALAAAAAGDAVVELIGDAVHVDSGFAALVFAAAPRRVALITDAMQAAGMPDGEYRLGPQSVRVVEGIARVPSGSIAGGTSTLLRCVSWAVTECGVPLRDAVCAASAVPAAAVGLTEVGDLRTRQFADLVIADDNLHLRRVLRRGQWLS, encoded by the coding sequence ATGACGCCGGCGCGCATGTTCGAGGTGCGAGGGCGGGTGGTCTCGGCCTCACACATGCTGGACGACGGTGTGGTGAGCATCGCCGGGGACCGGATCGTAGCGGTACAGCCGTTTGTCGAATGGCGTGCTGCCCAAATGGATTCGCCCGAGCCTGCGTTCGAGGGAACGGTACTGCCCGGCCTGGTCGACATCCACAATCATGGCGGGTTCGGACATCGGTTCGACACCGTCGATGCCGGGGAGGCGCGGGCCGCGGCGGAATTTCATCATTCGCGTGGATCGACAACGGTTTTGGCGAGCGTGGTCACCGGGGCTGCGGCGGACATGGTTGCGCAGACGGCGGTGTTGCGGGAGCTGGCGGACGAGGGTCTGATCGGCGGAATTCATGCCGAGGGGCCGTTTCTCGCTGTAGCGCGATGCGGGGCGCAGGACCCTCGGTTCCTGTGCGATCCCGACCCGCAGCTGACCGAGCAGCTGATAGCAGCCGCTGGTGGGCATCTTCGCGTGATGACTATCGCGCCGGAGCTGCCCGGATACGCGAAAGTGGCGCAACTGCTTTCCGAACACGGCGTCATTGTCGCGCTCGGCCACACCGACAGCGATTTCGGAGCGTTCCGGGAAGCTTTGCGGCCGAATGGGTTCGGCGATCTCGTCACGCACCTCGCCAACGGCATGCCCACCCTGCATCACAGGTCGGCCGGTCCGGTGGCCGCCGCGCTGGCGGCCGCGGCCGCCGGCGACGCGGTGGTCGAGCTGATCGGCGACGCCGTTCATGTCGATTCCGGCTTCGCCGCACTGGTTTTCGCTGCCGCGCCGCGCCGTGTGGCGTTGATCACAGACGCGATGCAGGCCGCGGGCATGCCGGACGGCGAGTATCGGCTCGGGCCGCAGTCCGTGCGCGTGGTCGAGGGCATCGCCCGGGTACCGAGCGGATCGATCGCCGGGGGGACATCCACCCTGCTGCGATGCGTGTCGTGGGCCGTCACGGAATGCGGTGTGCCGCTGCGGGACGCGGTTTGCGCCGCGTCCGCCGTCCCGGCCGCGGCGGTCGGGCTGACCGAGGTCGGTGACCTGCGAACACGGCAGTTCGCCGACTTGGTCATAGCCGATGACAATCTGCACTTGCGCCGGGTGCTCAGACGTGGACAGTGGTTGTCGTGA
- a CDS encoding hexose kinase produces the protein MILTVTMNPAYDMTYRVERFERGQAHRVRSVEQRIGGKGINVTRVLNQLGKYARATGFADHAFAAAAELEMPVDFVHALPWVRRTVVISESDDGTATALWEPGARVSNPHAAEQLTIRVAGLLPDINGLVISGSLPGGIDSGLPAEIARIAVEAGIPTICDVDGEALRLSAEVSGVVLMPNTEELERLTGLVPVTPAEVVHAVRPLLERGVRAIIATRGAEGMIAITPEGAWVAELPEVLAGNPTGAGDSAAAAVIAALSERGEPDWPAILVNAVATSAAAVVIPVAGEIDRCLRTRIAPTVVVEKLTQTTTA, from the coding sequence GTGATCCTCACCGTGACAATGAATCCCGCCTACGACATGACCTACCGCGTGGAGCGGTTCGAACGCGGCCAGGCGCACCGCGTGCGCTCGGTCGAGCAGCGCATCGGCGGCAAGGGCATCAATGTCACGAGAGTGCTGAACCAGCTCGGGAAGTACGCCCGGGCAACGGGTTTCGCGGACCACGCGTTCGCCGCCGCGGCCGAGCTGGAGATGCCGGTGGACTTCGTGCACGCACTGCCCTGGGTGCGGCGCACCGTGGTGATCAGTGAATCCGACGACGGAACCGCCACCGCCCTCTGGGAACCGGGCGCCCGCGTCTCCAACCCGCATGCTGCGGAACAACTCACGATCCGGGTGGCGGGCCTGCTGCCCGACATCAACGGCCTCGTCATCTCCGGCTCCCTACCCGGCGGGATCGATTCCGGCCTACCCGCCGAAATCGCCCGCATCGCGGTCGAAGCCGGTATCCCGACGATCTGCGATGTCGACGGCGAGGCGTTGCGCCTGTCCGCCGAGGTCTCCGGCGTCGTCCTGATGCCCAACACCGAAGAGCTGGAGCGCCTCACCGGCCTCGTCCCCGTCACGCCCGCCGAGGTCGTGCACGCGGTTCGCCCCCTCCTGGAACGCGGCGTCCGCGCCATCATCGCCACCCGCGGCGCCGAAGGCATGATCGCCATCACCCCCGAGGGCGCCTGGGTCGCCGAACTACCCGAGGTACTCGCCGGAAATCCCACTGGCGCGGGCGATTCCGCTGCCGCCGCCGTCATCGCGGCCCTGTCCGAACGCGGCGAGCCCGATTGGCCCGCCATCCTCGTCAACGCGGTCGCCACCTCCGCCGCCGCCGTCGTCATCCCCGTAGCCGGCGAAATCGATCGCTGCCTGCGCACCCGCATCGCCCCGACCGTCGTCGTGGAGAAGCTGACCCAGACCACCACCGCATAA
- a CDS encoding class II fructose-bisphosphate aldolase, with the protein MPLTPVPELITAARPGGLGAFNVITLEHAEAIATGAEAADRPAVLQISEHTVKYHGSLAPLALACLRIAADSTAPLTVHLDHATSFELITAAAELGIPSVMYDGSTLDYAANVAATKDIATWCHARGIFLEAELGEVGGKDGAHAPGARTDPAEAADFVAATTVDALAVAVGSSHAMHTRTAELDNDLITRLSAKVPVPLVLHGSSGVPDTGLRAAIDHGMTKINLATRLNIQATNAIRNTLTQDATLSDPRKYLTPARTAIQSEVTHLLHLLAP; encoded by the coding sequence ATGCCGTTGACGCCAGTACCCGAGCTGATCACCGCCGCCCGCCCCGGCGGCCTGGGTGCCTTCAACGTCATAACCCTGGAGCACGCCGAGGCCATCGCCACCGGCGCCGAAGCCGCGGATCGCCCTGCCGTACTCCAGATCTCGGAGCACACCGTCAAGTACCACGGCAGCCTGGCGCCGCTCGCCCTGGCCTGCCTGCGCATCGCCGCCGACAGCACCGCCCCGCTCACGGTGCACCTCGACCACGCCACTTCGTTCGAGCTCATCACTGCCGCAGCCGAACTCGGCATCCCCTCGGTCATGTACGACGGCTCCACCCTGGACTATGCCGCGAATGTCGCCGCCACCAAGGACATCGCCACCTGGTGCCACGCCCGCGGCATCTTCCTGGAAGCCGAACTCGGTGAAGTCGGCGGCAAAGACGGCGCGCACGCCCCCGGCGCCCGCACCGACCCCGCCGAAGCCGCCGACTTCGTCGCCGCCACCACCGTCGACGCCCTGGCCGTAGCCGTCGGCTCCTCGCACGCCATGCACACCCGCACCGCCGAACTCGACAACGACCTCATCACCCGACTATCCGCGAAAGTCCCCGTCCCCCTGGTCCTGCACGGCTCCTCCGGCGTCCCCGACACCGGCCTCCGCGCCGCCATCGACCACGGCATGACCAAAATCAACCTCGCCACCCGCCTGAACATCCAGGCCACCAACGCCATCCGCAACACCCTCACCCAAGATGCAACCCTCTCTGACCCCCGCAAATACCTCACCCCCGCCCGCACCGCCATCCAGTCGGAGGTAACCCACCTCCTCCACCTCCTGGCTCCATAA
- a CDS encoding AbrB/MazE/SpoVT family DNA-binding domain-containing protein — protein sequence MDALARLTTKGQITVPKAVRDALDLHAGDNVHFRVEGQVVVLARTPDLLELAGSVPVPPEVRGKTWDEIREAAWAAQWGDNEP from the coding sequence ATGGATGCACTGGCTCGATTGACCACCAAGGGGCAGATCACGGTGCCGAAGGCGGTGCGGGATGCTCTGGACCTACACGCGGGAGACAACGTGCACTTCCGTGTGGAAGGGCAGGTGGTGGTGCTGGCCAGGACTCCCGACCTGCTCGAATTGGCCGGGAGTGTTCCGGTGCCACCGGAGGTACGGGGGAAGACCTGGGATGAGATTCGCGAGGCGGCGTGGGCCGCGCAATGGGGGGACAACGAGCCGTGA
- a CDS encoding PIN domain-containing protein yields MTVYLDTNILVRHLTQDPAELGVRATAFLAKADELHLSDLILAETVYVLQSVYRVPRPQVAALSRAMIGSRNIATNDPALLVRTIDVYEHHRLSFADAYLVALAEASPGSAIASFDRGIDKVQSINRVEPEDVPY; encoded by the coding sequence GTGACGGTTTACCTCGACACCAATATCCTCGTTCGCCATCTCACGCAGGACCCAGCGGAATTGGGCGTACGGGCGACTGCCTTCCTGGCAAAGGCAGACGAGTTGCACCTCTCCGACTTGATTCTGGCCGAGACCGTCTACGTTCTGCAGAGTGTCTACCGGGTGCCGCGACCACAGGTTGCCGCGTTGTCCAGGGCGATGATCGGCTCTCGGAACATCGCGACCAATGATCCCGCCTTACTGGTCAGAACCATCGATGTCTATGAACATCACCGGCTTTCCTTCGCGGACGCGTATCTGGTCGCCCTCGCCGAAGCATCCCCCGGATCGGCGATCGCCTCATTCGACAGAGGTATCGACAAGGTGCAGAGCATCAACAGGGTCGAGCCCGAAGACGTCCCCTACTGA
- a CDS encoding DUF3349 domain-containing protein: protein MPPFLHAIIDWLRAGYPDGVPESDYIPLIALLRRRLSDDEVRLIATELATTGDFPADKTDIQVMITKVTNELPSEPDVSRVQSRLEAHAWPTADQ from the coding sequence GTGCCCCCATTCCTGCACGCCATCATCGACTGGCTGCGCGCCGGATATCCCGACGGCGTCCCGGAATCCGACTACATCCCCCTGATCGCCCTGCTCCGCCGCCGCCTCTCCGACGACGAAGTCCGCTTGATCGCCACGGAGCTCGCCACCACCGGCGACTTCCCCGCCGACAAAACCGACATCCAGGTGATGATCACCAAAGTCACCAACGAACTACCGTCCGAACCCGACGTCAGCCGAGTCCAATCCCGCCTCGAAGCCCACGCCTGGCCGACCGCGGATCAGTAG
- a CDS encoding DUF3349 domain-containing protein, translating into MTEQQASRQKLLGRVIGWLRAGYPQGVPQSDYVALFAVLHRHLTDYEVVAIAEELVADRNPKSEISHTDIENAITRFAIEQPDPQDVARVASHLAAGGWPLAAPLTESD; encoded by the coding sequence ATGACGGAACAACAGGCCTCACGGCAGAAACTGCTAGGCCGCGTTATCGGCTGGTTGCGCGCCGGATACCCCCAGGGCGTCCCGCAATCCGACTACGTCGCGCTGTTCGCCGTGCTGCACCGCCACCTCACCGACTACGAGGTCGTCGCCATCGCCGAAGAGCTTGTCGCCGACCGCAACCCGAAGTCCGAGATCAGCCACACCGACATCGAAAACGCGATCACCCGCTTCGCCATCGAACAGCCGGACCCACAGGATGTCGCCCGGGTCGCCTCCCACCTGGCGGCCGGCGGCTGGCCCCTCGCCGCCCCACTCACCGAGTCGGACTGA
- a CDS encoding inorganic phosphate transporter, which yields MTAELLVLVIVIVTALAFDFTNGFHDTANAMATSIATGALRPRVAVAVSAVLNLIGAFLSVAVAATVAKGIVQLDAVDGHALLIIVFAGLVGGILWNVLTWLFGLPSSSSHALFGGLIGATIASLGWGGVIWTGATQGVLTKIVLPAVVAPIVAALVAAIGTRAVYRITRGSNQEKVTTGFRWGQIGSASLVSLAHGTNDAQKTMGVIFLALVAHGTLTKDAEMPLWVMAACAIAIAAGTYLGGWRIIRTLGKGLVEIDSPQGLAAESASAAIILTSAHFGLPLSTTQTATGSILGSGLGKGAEVRWGVMGRMAVAWLLTLPLAGLAGAICWAIAHFIGGLAGVLVVFAILIALSTLMWLRSRRNPVDTHNVNEWPSSTEVVNVSDVETKVITSTEVPAGTRSAKK from the coding sequence GTGACCGCCGAATTACTGGTACTCGTGATCGTCATCGTCACGGCACTCGCTTTCGATTTCACCAACGGCTTCCACGACACCGCCAACGCGATGGCCACCTCGATCGCCACCGGGGCGCTGCGTCCCCGGGTCGCGGTCGCGGTTTCGGCGGTCCTGAACCTGATCGGCGCGTTCCTGTCGGTCGCGGTCGCCGCGACCGTCGCCAAGGGCATCGTGCAGCTCGACGCGGTAGACGGACATGCCCTGCTGATCATCGTGTTCGCGGGTCTGGTCGGCGGCATTCTGTGGAATGTCCTGACCTGGCTGTTCGGGCTGCCGTCGAGTTCTTCGCACGCGCTGTTCGGTGGGCTGATCGGCGCCACCATCGCCTCGCTGGGCTGGGGTGGGGTGATTTGGACCGGCGCCACGCAGGGCGTGCTCACCAAGATCGTGTTGCCCGCGGTGGTCGCGCCGATCGTGGCGGCGCTGGTCGCGGCCATCGGTACGCGCGCGGTCTACCGGATCACCCGTGGCTCGAATCAGGAAAAGGTCACCACCGGATTCCGCTGGGGGCAGATCGGTTCGGCTTCGCTGGTGTCGCTGGCGCACGGCACCAATGACGCGCAGAAGACGATGGGCGTCATCTTCCTGGCGCTGGTCGCGCACGGCACGCTGACCAAGGACGCGGAGATGCCGCTGTGGGTGATGGCCGCCTGCGCCATCGCCATCGCGGCCGGCACCTACCTCGGTGGCTGGCGGATCATCCGCACGCTCGGGAAGGGCCTGGTCGAGATCGACTCCCCGCAGGGCCTGGCCGCCGAATCCGCTTCGGCCGCGATCATTCTGACTTCGGCGCACTTCGGGCTGCCGCTGTCCACCACGCAGACCGCGACCGGTTCCATCCTGGGCAGTGGCCTGGGCAAGGGGGCCGAGGTGCGCTGGGGCGTGATGGGCCGGATGGCGGTCGCCTGGCTGCTGACCCTGCCGCTGGCCGGGCTGGCCGGGGCGATCTGCTGGGCCATCGCGCATTTCATCGGCGGGCTGGCCGGTGTGCTGGTGGTCTTCGCGATCCTGATCGCGCTGTCGACGCTGATGTGGCTGCGGTCGCGGCGCAACCCGGTCGACACCCACAACGTCAACGAGTGGCCGAGCTCGACCGAGGTCGTCAATGTCTCCGACGTGGAGACCAAGGTGATCACGTCCACCGAGGTGCCCGCGGGTACGCGCTCGGCGAAGAAGTAG
- a CDS encoding lipase family protein, whose protein sequence is MCVGGASAAQATPVDEIEKLARPVVRDPATVMPTPIGDPFYDPPAGFEDTAPGTVLAARVGGIGLTLTPVTSTELLIRSTDTKGRPVPVVATLLVPQAPWTGPGARPVVAFNVAIDSLGHTCAPSYQLRKGPSADLIAAQIPLSRNYAVVVPDHEGPRQAYAAGRMAGHAVLDSLRGSVNTPDFGLRPDSPAVVTGYSGGAIASGWAAQLAPAYAPELNLVGAVFGGVPADFELLLHTMNGRNAAAGVFLAATLGVAREYPEMMWMLNDNGWRLAQFFKDLCFPGEAVLGAILPIPAEMLTDVPDPLEQPVIQKILAENRMGDTAPSVPVYMYHGAHELWVPLEGAENLQDEWCAQGAPVQLDIFPGEHIIAGAVAIAEANAWIDKMFTGNGPGGCKTSRW, encoded by the coding sequence ATGTGCGTCGGCGGTGCTTCGGCCGCACAAGCGACGCCGGTCGACGAGATAGAGAAACTGGCGAGACCGGTGGTCCGCGATCCGGCGACGGTGATGCCGACCCCCATCGGGGATCCGTTCTACGATCCGCCGGCCGGCTTCGAGGACACCGCGCCCGGCACCGTACTCGCCGCCAGAGTCGGCGGGATCGGGCTGACCCTCACGCCGGTGACCTCCACCGAACTCTTGATCCGCTCCACCGATACCAAGGGCAGACCGGTGCCGGTGGTCGCGACACTGCTGGTGCCGCAGGCGCCGTGGACCGGGCCGGGCGCACGACCGGTGGTCGCCTTCAATGTCGCCATCGATTCCCTAGGCCACACCTGCGCCCCGTCCTATCAGCTACGCAAGGGCCCGTCGGCCGATCTGATCGCCGCGCAGATTCCGCTGTCCCGGAATTACGCCGTGGTCGTGCCCGACCATGAGGGCCCCAGACAGGCCTATGCGGCCGGACGGATGGCCGGTCACGCGGTACTCGATTCGCTACGCGGGTCGGTCAACACCCCGGACTTCGGCCTGCGCCCGGACTCACCCGCGGTGGTCACCGGATACTCCGGCGGCGCCATCGCCTCCGGTTGGGCGGCGCAGCTCGCACCCGCCTACGCTCCGGAACTGAATCTCGTCGGCGCCGTATTCGGCGGCGTCCCAGCCGATTTCGAACTACTCCTGCACACCATGAACGGCCGCAATGCCGCCGCCGGTGTCTTCCTCGCCGCCACTCTCGGAGTCGCCCGCGAGTACCCGGAAATGATGTGGATGCTCAACGACAACGGCTGGCGCCTCGCGCAATTCTTCAAAGACCTGTGCTTCCCGGGGGAGGCCGTGCTCGGCGCGATCCTGCCGATCCCCGCGGAAATGCTGACCGATGTGCCCGACCCGCTCGAGCAGCCGGTGATCCAGAAAATCCTGGCCGAGAACCGGATGGGTGACACCGCACCGAGCGTGCCGGTGTACATGTATCACGGCGCCCACGAGCTCTGGGTTCCACTCGAAGGGGCCGAGAACCTCCAAGACGAATGGTGTGCGCAAGGGGCGCCCGTGCAACTCGACATCTTCCCGGGCGAGCACATCATCGCCGGTGCCGTCGCGATTGCGGAGGCGAACGCCTGGATCGACAAGATGTTCACCGGGAACGGACCCGGAGGGTGCAAGACGTCGCGGTGGTGA
- a CDS encoding ATP-dependent DNA ligase codes for MLFSDVVQASETVRATRSRKTKIATFAALLAAAAADELAPVVAWVSGELRQGRIGTGWRTLTVLDGTPAAAATLTVSAVDQAFSELAGVSGSGSAGRRKELLTALWAAATTDEQGFLLRLLTGEIRQGALTAIVAEAVAAAAEVPVDLVRRAYMLSGQLPVTAAAALSGGAAALQEFRLEVGRPIQPMLASPGASLDEVLAEFDGEVTVEHKMDGARIQVHRDGDKVWVFTRTLRDITDRVPELVALVAALDCTSVVLDGETLALTDSGRPRPFQETMSRFATSVLTAAETIPVPEPAPDTAVSESEAATATRELLLHPYFFDCLHLDGRDLLDSPLYQRRAALTKVASEYSIPALIRPDAEAAAEYFDGVLASGHEGVMIKSLSAPYAAGRRGRAWQKIKPTHTLDLMVLGAEWGYGRRTGYLSNLHLGARDPETGEPVMVGKTFKGLTDALLGWQTAEFPRHERARDEHTVYLRPELIVEIALDGVQVSPRYPGGVALRFARVVRYRPDKGPAEADTIDTVRALLP; via the coding sequence GTGCTGTTCTCGGATGTCGTCCAGGCTTCGGAGACCGTTCGCGCCACCCGGTCCCGGAAGACGAAAATCGCCACCTTCGCCGCGCTGCTCGCTGCCGCCGCGGCCGACGAGCTGGCGCCCGTGGTGGCGTGGGTTTCCGGCGAGCTCAGGCAGGGCCGCATCGGGACCGGCTGGCGCACCCTCACCGTGCTGGACGGCACCCCCGCCGCGGCCGCGACGCTGACGGTTTCGGCGGTCGACCAGGCCTTCAGCGAGTTGGCGGGTGTTTCCGGAAGCGGTTCGGCCGGCCGCCGCAAAGAGCTTCTGACCGCGCTGTGGGCGGCCGCGACAACCGACGAACAGGGCTTCCTGCTACGCCTGCTGACCGGTGAGATCCGGCAGGGCGCGCTCACCGCGATCGTCGCCGAAGCGGTCGCCGCGGCCGCAGAAGTCCCGGTCGACCTGGTGCGCCGGGCCTACATGTTGTCCGGGCAGCTGCCGGTCACCGCCGCGGCCGCGCTGTCCGGCGGCGCGGCGGCATTGCAGGAGTTCCGCCTGGAGGTGGGCCGGCCGATCCAGCCGATGCTCGCATCACCCGGCGCCTCCCTCGACGAGGTGCTCGCCGAGTTCGACGGCGAGGTGACCGTCGAGCACAAGATGGACGGCGCCCGCATCCAAGTGCACCGCGACGGCGACAAGGTGTGGGTGTTCACCCGGACCTTGCGCGATATCACCGACCGCGTGCCCGAACTGGTGGCGCTGGTCGCCGCGCTGGACTGCACCAGCGTCGTGCTGGACGGAGAAACCCTGGCGCTCACCGATTCCGGCCGGCCCCGCCCGTTCCAGGAGACGATGAGCCGTTTCGCGACGTCGGTGCTCACCGCGGCCGAGACGATCCCGGTGCCGGAACCAGCGCCTGACACGGCGGTGTCCGAATCCGAGGCGGCGACGGCCACCCGGGAGCTGCTCCTGCACCCCTACTTCTTCGACTGCCTGCATCTGGACGGTCGCGACCTGCTCGACTCCCCGCTCTACCAACGCCGCGCGGCCCTGACCAAAGTGGCCTCCGAATACAGCATCCCGGCGTTGATCCGCCCGGACGCCGAGGCCGCCGCCGAATACTTCGACGGTGTCCTGGCCTCGGGCCACGAGGGCGTGATGATCAAATCGCTGAGCGCGCCCTACGCCGCGGGCCGCCGTGGCCGGGCCTGGCAGAAGATCAAACCGACGCACACCCTGGACCTGATGGTCCTCGGCGCCGAATGGGGCTACGGCCGCCGCACCGGTTACCTGTCGAATCTGCATCTGGGCGCGCGCGACCCGGAAACCGGCGAGCCGGTCATGGTCGGTAAAACCTTCAAGGGCCTCACCGACGCGCTCCTGGGTTGGCAGACAGCCGAATTCCCGCGCCACGAACGCGCCCGCGACGAGCACACCGTGTACCTGCGGCCCGAGCTGATCGTCGAAATCGCCTTGGACGGTGTCCAAGTCAGCCCGCGCTATCCCGGCGGCGTGGCGCTGCGTTTCGCCCGCGTCGTCCGCTACCGCCCCGACAAGGGCCCCGCCGAGGCCGACACCATCGACACGGTTCGCGCCCTGCTGCCCTGA
- the ramB gene encoding acetate metabolism transcriptional regulator RamB, with amino-acid sequence MAKTYVGARLRQLRTERGLSQVSLATKLEISASYLNQIEHDVRPLTVPVLLKISEVFGVDATFFSSQDDTRLIAELQEVVLDQELGIEADTQEIADMVSAHPSMARALVNMHNRYRNTSAQLAAATEDRFADGSGSAAISKPHEEVRDFFYQRQNYIHELDTAAEKLTDRIRFHGGDVNREIARLLRDHDVRIIERIDLGEGVLHRYDPEGRVLEIAPHLSGGQRTFKLAAELAYFECGELLEKLVEEGNFATEDSRKLAMLGLANYFAAATVLPYTHFHEVAEDFRYDIERLSAFFTQSYETICHRLSTLQRPKLRGVPFSFVRVDRAGNMSKRQSATGFHFSASGGTCPLWNVYETFAYPGKIMTQIAQMPDGRKYLWVARTVERRATRYGQPGKTFAIGLGCELRHAARVVYAEGIDLDLATPTLIGAGCRVCERTNCPQRAFPPLGKVLDISEHRSSVSPYVLK; translated from the coding sequence ATGGCCAAGACTTACGTCGGGGCGCGGCTGCGTCAGCTGCGCACCGAGCGGGGACTGAGCCAGGTCTCACTCGCCACCAAGCTGGAGATCTCGGCGAGTTACCTCAACCAGATCGAGCACGATGTGCGCCCGCTCACCGTGCCGGTGCTGCTCAAGATCAGTGAAGTGTTCGGCGTCGACGCCACCTTCTTCTCCTCCCAGGACGACACCCGGCTCATCGCCGAACTCCAGGAGGTCGTGCTGGACCAGGAGCTCGGCATCGAAGCCGACACCCAGGAGATCGCCGACATGGTCTCCGCACATCCGAGCATGGCCCGCGCCCTGGTGAACATGCACAACCGCTACCGCAACACCAGCGCCCAGCTGGCCGCCGCCACCGAGGACCGCTTCGCCGACGGCTCCGGCAGCGCCGCCATCAGCAAGCCGCACGAGGAAGTCCGTGACTTCTTCTATCAGCGGCAGAACTACATCCACGAATTGGACACGGCCGCGGAGAAACTCACCGACCGGATCCGGTTCCACGGCGGTGACGTGAACCGCGAGATCGCACGACTGCTGCGCGACCACGACGTGCGCATCATCGAGCGCATCGACCTCGGCGAGGGCGTGCTGCACCGCTACGACCCCGAAGGCCGGGTGCTGGAGATCGCGCCGCACCTGTCCGGCGGCCAGCGCACCTTCAAACTCGCCGCCGAGCTCGCCTACTTCGAATGCGGCGAACTGCTCGAAAAGCTGGTCGAGGAAGGCAATTTCGCCACCGAGGACTCCCGCAAGCTGGCGATGCTCGGGCTGGCCAACTACTTCGCCGCCGCGACGGTGTTGCCCTACACGCACTTTCACGAAGTCGCCGAGGACTTCCGCTACGACATCGAGCGCCTGTCGGCCTTCTTCACCCAGAGTTACGAGACCATCTGCCATCGGCTTTCAACCCTGCAGCGGCCGAAGCTACGCGGCGTACCGTTCTCCTTCGTCCGCGTCGACAGAGCGGGCAATATGTCGAAACGCCAGTCCGCCACCGGTTTCCACTTCTCCGCCAGTGGTGGCACCTGCCCACTCTGGAACGTCTACGAGACCTTCGCCTACCCCGGCAAGATCATGACCCAGATCGCGCAGATGCCCGACGGGCGCAAATACCTTTGGGTCGCAAGAACAGTCGAGCGCCGCGCCACCCGCTACGGCCAGCCCGGCAAGACCTTCGCGATCGGCCTGGGCTGCGAACTCCGCCACGCCGCCCGCGTCGTCTACGCCGAAGGCATCGATCTGGACCTGGCCACACCCACTTTGATCGGTGCGGGCTGCCGCGTCTGCGAGCGCACGAACTGCCCGCAGCGTGCCTTCCCGCCCCTCGGCAAGGTGCTCGACATCTCCGAACACCGCAGCTCCGTTTCGCCATACGTGCTGAAATAG